tccctccctctgttttgCTATCTCCTCGTTTTCTTGTCCTCTCGTTTTTAGACACTTATCATACATGCTTTTCTCACCCCTTCTCATCTGTTCTGAACTGGTCTCATTGCATCCACAGTGGTCCCACTCTTTCCTGTTGATAGACTTCCATGGTCACTTTGGTTATGACCTGTACTTCAAGACCCGGGAGCTCAAGAAGAAATGGATGGAGCAGTTTGAGATGGCCATGTAagctctctcccccctcctcctcctctctctccttctctttctctctctcctcctctttctttcctcttttccactctggctctctctcacaTAATCAAGTgtctttaaagggaaacttggcaggatttccccctctgctggagaaattgtgcattatgctatttcaaactgtgggaaaagggaAGTGTCCCTTTAAATCTCTATTTCttggttcctctctctctttctctccctctctctctgcctcaccctccctgtcccctctccacccctctctctcgctctctttctctctctctctttctctttctatctcactctctctctccctgccctgcCTCACCCTCCCTGTTCCTTCTCCacccatttctccctctctctctctttctctctctctctactgtttcctcttccctctctttacCTTTCTTTTTCTCAATATCAcacctgaatctgtgtgtgtgtgtgtgtgtgtgtgtgtgtgtgtgtgtgtgtgtgtgtgtgtgtgtgtgtctgtctgtgtgtgtgtgcatgtgtgtgcatgtgtgtgtgtgtgtgtgtgtgtgtgtgtgtgtgtgtgtgtgtgtgcttgtgtgtgtgtgcacatgtgtgtgtgtgcgtgtgtgttttgcccACCATGTTCTCAGGTCAAACATGATTCCAGAGAACAGCGGTGCAAATGGCCACGAGTTTCAGATGCACTGTTTCGAGGACACGACCTCCTGTAAAGCCTGTCAGATGTTGCTCAGGTGAGGACCAGTCTCTTCCTGTCAGCTTACAATGGAGgaattgttattatttattcacatacaattttattgtattttattatattttatttatattttatattttattatttattttattatatacaattatttatatacagtacaatTGGCCTGCCAATGCACTCAGTGCACTCAATGCAAGATGTGACGTTACATCGGATATTCGCTAGTCAATTGCACGTATTGTGTTGTTGTCTTGAGtcttatattgccaaagcaggtattatacaataaatctgtacacttacatacatacatacattcttgaatttccccttggggatcaataaagtatctatctatctatctatctatctacatatcAATAGACTTtcataagaaaagaaaaataatgaaGTTGAAGAAAATGCAGTATATGAtagtgtatttgtatttgtgtctgtatgtttgtgtgcgtgtgtgcatgcatatatgtatgtatgctcgtttgtgtgtgtgtgtgtgtgtgtgtgttttattattatcattttgtCTGTGTAGGTTACTCATTGTCCCTCAGGTTGTGGCATGTTGATATATACTGGGCAGCAAGATATGCCCTGTCTCCTTCTCTGATAGTATATTTatctctatttatctctctctctctatcccgatttctctctctctctctcaggggtaTATTTTTTCAGGGCTACCGCTGCACTCGGTGTAAGATGGCTGCCCATAAGGAGTGTCTGGGAAGGGTTCCTTTATGTGGAAAAAATGCAGGTActaagtaaatgtgtgtgtgtgtgtgtgtgtgtgtgtgtgtgtgtgtgtgtgtgtgtgtgtgtgacagagagagagagagagactgaaagtgtgtgtttttatgaaggtgtgtgtgtgtgtgtgtgtgtgtgagagagagagatagagcatattagtgtttatgtatgtgtttgtgtgtgtatgtgtgtgggagtttgTCAACCATAATGTTCTGTGAAGAGGACAAATGAAACCGTGTCAGTTGTTTAAATATAGAACACTCTCTGACCGTTTGCTATGTTCAAAGATCTTACAGGAAGTTGatttcaaaacacacaaagcattcaataaaagtttttttttcttcttcaaagACGAACAATAATGGCTGAGTTACATCATGTCAAACAACAACTTTTCTCTCTGAAATTGATGAGTTTTAAGTTTATCACTATACTGAGGGACATTATCACAATGTACTAAGCAGCAGTACATAAGCAATAAATACTACTGTGTCCtttgtattatcattattactaAGTGTAGTCCTTACTGAAAGCACATCTATGATTGAATTCAACTGCTCCAACTTTTCATTTGCTCCACAGAAAACTCTGGAACTCTTAAAAAGGTACGACCGTGGCCCACTGCTGTAAAGctgtgcatttttgtgtgtgtgtgtgtgtgtgtgtgtcttttctgcattattgtttttgtttctgcATATCAAAGGAGTCAAAACTGTTCAGTATAGCTTGTAACTTTTCCAAAATTGTCTTCCCAATAGAGTAAAACTGTGAAGCCTCAAAGACAACCAAAACCAGGTAGGACGAAACCATTTCAGTTCAATGAGGAGTTCAATGAGGAGTCAAACACAGAAATgtgccacacaaacaaacaaacgaacaaacaaactaaacaaaatCTCAGATTCAATGAAAATTCACaaatcatgttgtgtgtgttgtgttttctcaGTTAAACTGAAGTTTAGATGCTTTGATTTAGTAATAttaaatgaagaaaataaagatataatttaaatgattttaatataaataattatgcATACATTTTGGAGTGTCATACACTATATGTATGTAGCAGAGCCATCGACTGTTTGGCTCTAACAGAACCAGTTATTTGAccataattattaatatttccCATAACACTACTTATGGAACATTTGAAGTTAATATTAATCAGTAGATTTAGGccgggatcacattagccagcggcaagccgcaggtttcctattgttctctatggttcggcagcggaacggtggcaacgctggcgtaacgctcacgttgaacaagctgagtgttgaacttggttcaattTTCAAAGtgcaacgcgagcgtattcaattgaccaaccgtttgtgttgcttaggaacgagataaaacttattatggtctgagcgttgcgttacgtttgccgctgccgcttgcTGCTAATGTGATACTCGCTTTATAATATATTGCCTTACAGTCTTACAATGTAATGATATCCCTGAGTAAAGTGTGGGTAACACTAGTATTAGCAAGGTTGTTACTGAGTGTGATGTACTTATTTGCGTAGTTACAATGATACAAAGGCTGTCACTTACAGGAAGGCTACACCACCAGGCACTGAACTGAAGCGTTCCCTTCGCGCAGCGtctactgcaacaattagcttacACTATGATTAACGGTATTTTTTTTACGCGTCACgaacggagcgcttcagttgTGGACCCAGCGTAGCTCTGGTGTTACTTTCTGTAGTCGCCACTTGTTTCATGACATCGCTCCTTGCCTGCCTGTgaggtcacttcctgtcatttgCCCCTTCCCTTGCCAGGTCTGCCTAAAATGGAGGTATGTGAGGAGTACTACGGTCTGCCGCCACCCCCTGTGGCTTTCGGCCAACCACTGCACCTCTCTCTGGGTGATGTCATCGAGCTGACACGGGCAGAGGTGGAGCTACAATGGTGGgaggtgtgttggggtgggggggggtcaaaggtcacacgAATACACACGCATGGTTGGACATCTGATACGGTCCGGCGTTGTGCAGAAAATTGGTGCAGTGTGCACAGCACTGCCAACACCGACCGACATTCATGTAGAATCGCTGATGTAGCCATTGGTAAAAGGGTTACTCTGATCGGCTGTTTAGCCAGCCAATCTGTTGCTCTCATCGGCTGTTTAGCCTGCCAATCTGTTACTCTGATCGACTGTGCCAATCTGTTGATCTGATCGGCTATTTAGCCTGCCAATCTGTTACTCTGATCGGCTGCTTAGCCTGCCAATCTGTTGGTCTGATCGGCTGTTTAGCCTGCCAATCTGTTACTCTGATCGGCTGTTTAGCCTGCAAATCTATTTCTCTGATCGGCTGTTTAGCCTGCCAATCTGTTGCGAGGGAGAGGAAGATTGACTAAAGCGGCCTAaccattgctgtgtgtgtgtgtgtgtgtgtgtgtgtatctatctatgaAGGTTTCGAGAGGGaagtttgtgatgtgtgtggtgtctagCTGGTAAGAAAGCCCTCGAAATAGCACCAACTTCCTCACCTCTAAAATAAAAGGTGGAAGTTAAATTGACACCGAACAGACCAGCCTCAAGCATTCTCTCCATAGACAAAAACTAGAGAACAAAAAATGTTTCCCATGTTGTGCAATGCATTGTGTCTTAACGTGTGTAAAATATACAATTGAATGTGTGTAGTTAAAGTGTCATtacatgtgtgtaagtgtataaatgtgttgtatgcttgtatgagtttgtgtatattgtgtttgtattgctatgtgtgtgtttaattgtcCTTGTTAATAtatgacagtgtgtgtttgtgtgcttaaaACCATATGGCAacgtgtgtttgttgtgtgtgtgtgtgtttaattttgtttgttaatatatcaccgtgtgtgtttgtgtgtttaaaaccatatggcatggtgtgtttgttgtgtgtgtgtgtttaattttgcTTGTTAatatattactgtgtgtgtgtttgtgtgtttaaaaccatatggcatggtgtgtttgttgtgtgtgtgtttacagggcAGGAATGTGACCGCAGGTGAGATGGGCTGGTTCCCCTGCACCAAAGTGCAGCCCTTCAGACCGGTGAGTTCTCACTGGACCATAGTGATCACATGACACCACGGCCATTGTCATTACGATGTATGGGATTGTTTTTAagtgaaatgaatgaaacagAACTGAAGGAAATCTGagtcactatctctctctctctgcgtgtgtgtgtgtgtgtgtgtgtgtgtgtgtgttctctctctctcagaccccTACACCTGATCTCTCTGGGTTGCCCTGGTGAGTGAAACACTTCATAAACACTGGATAGGCCATGTACAgtttatacagacacacacacaaccatttcagatagcacaaacaaaatagCATCAGGTAAGCATGAACATACTAACTTCCGAATAGTCCAGATCTCTTCCAGGTGTTGTTCATGTCCAAATAGGTGACTCGTATATATTCATAATGACATAATGTGTATGATGCAACAAAAATGtccatatatacagtatatatgcatacagtatatagcatGTCTACAAATGAAAACTAGCCCATATCACTAACTCTGGCTTACTTGCAGTACCTTGTTTGTCGATTAACGAGCATTGTCCttattaaataaacaaataaataaatgaaattaataaaatactattttatAACAAACTCCTCTGTTCTCAACGCAGGTTCGCTGGGAACATGGACCGTTCTGCGGCCAAGAACCTTTTGATATCCCGATCGGACGGAACCTTCCTGGTCCGACAGAAAGATGGCGGAGAGTTTGCCATCAGCATCAAGTGAGTGGACAGACACAGATGTAGAACCCAAACACAAACAGGAAGTCACGATAGTCATGGTGATTGTATGTAGTGTCTGTTGGCCTTTCTTTAACTTCTAATAAGAGGGTTACCACTTAATCCACATTTCTACTAAAAATTCAAGTTCTTGTTCTAAATTGCCCTTATGAAGGAGTGCTCAAAGCAGCCTTAATTAATTTAGTCATCATTTAATTAATCACTATTTTAATCAGCAGTAGTGTGTTTTTAGCTAAAACGActgtgccacctagttaaaagcCTACAGATATACTTTAGAAACACCAACAAaaagttgttttatttttatgaatATTAAGAGTATAAtctataaaaataaaaccaaCTATTCCAGATTATAGAAACCCCCTCAGCTTATCACAGTGGTGTGAATGGTGACTGGCGTGAGAACGTTTCCGTTGTGAGGAGTGTGCAGGGTGCAGGTTTTGCACAATTACTCAAGTTCATCACTACCCACCCACGGAACCCTTCAGACCTGCACACTCATGTGTGCTTCCAGGCAGCTGTGCACTTTCAGTTCCATAGAGaaactaataaacacacacatgcgcgacatacacacacacacacacacacacacacagacaggtatgACTGTACTCATGTACCCTCGTCTAGTGTCTACAGTGGCACAGACACAACCGATATGACTGGAACATTACAGCATTTTCAACTAagggcctccttacaccaaacaagtcttttaactaatgcccccctattcaagctttactcaaaagactccaatcttccAAGAacctttcccaaatcttgtcaaagttgtttgatGTAAAGGAGGCCCTAATGGgtcagtggtagtgtagtggttaaggagctgggctaacatactgtagcctgaaaagttgtgggttcaattcccagcttccactgttgtgccttGAGCAAGGGACTTAATCCCGAGAGGAGATCTCGGGAGAATGATCCTTGTGATATAATtaacatatgtaagtcgctttggacaacaCTGTcagataaatgtaaatgtattgtcCCTCTCTGCTTGCCTTACCTTCTCAGGTTTAATATGGATATCAGACACATCAAGATCACGTCGTCTGAAGGCCTCTTCCGCATCAATGACAAGAAGGCCTTCAAGGGTGTTGTGGTGAGTGCAACCTTTCGATCGATAGGTTGATGGATGGCAAAACATTTTTTGGTAACAATTTTGGTATCTTGACAACACTAACACGTATGTACACATACAGGGTCTCCCGTATGATTGATCAATAGAAACTAtcagggcggtggtagtgtagtggttaaagggataccaggcaagcctgatgctttttctctatgaagcTCCCCCTACCGTCTGTACGTGtcgatacgtgtgcgagccctcgctcggtctgaagctcttttccttttctttgcatcttctgtcaagggttttcgcatGCTTTTTCGCCGGCtttgccattatacacacatgtgcaacaatcgctagcatttcgttagcctgcctctgtgctggggatgcaggatgtaaactgatcctgcttctcgcaatgtctgagactttgtgagactgaaggtcggcgggtaggatacaccgaacttgcaagtgggatattcttcctacaggcagtaggggcgggcgagagagtcttcatatgtaatgagtcatttaaccatatacttacgaagatgattaattaacatgaaaacgttgcctggtgtccctttaaggagctgggctagcgagCAGCAGCCTGtgaagttgtgggttcaattcccagctacAGTTGTGCCCTTGCACAGGCAATTAACCCAGAGTTGCTCCAGGAACAATGTAATCCCTTCTAATATacttaagtcactttggataacagggtctgctaaatgcataaatgtaGATACTATAgagattgattggttgattgattgattgattgatattatagattgattgattgatacaTAGTATACACCCTATCTAAATAAAAGCCAGTCAtttaatcaatcattatttTAATCAGCAGTAGTGTGTTTTTAGCTAGTCTAAAACGActgtgccacctagttaaaagcCTACAGATATACTTtataaacatcaacaaaaagtataaaaagtgGAGTCTTTTTGGtggttttatttttatgaaTAATAAGAGCATAATCTATAAAGATAAAACAAACTATTCTTATCAGTGTAAGAAGATTATAGAAACtattgtggtggtggtagtgtagtggttaaggagctgggctagtgagCAGTAGCAGTAGATTGATTGATAgatattattgattgattgattgataaatATCATTGATGGATTGATTGATACATAGTATACGCCATATCTAAATAAAAGCCAGAGATACAAAAAAAGATTGTGTACTGCTCCACAGCTCCAGCTATTCTGTGCCTGCAGAGGTTATGGATAGGTCATGACACTGCAGTCTTCACTGGTTCACCGACTGCCTTTTTCCATCACAtgtctttcttttatttttttcttgctgCCTAAGCAACAAGCTGCTGAAGGTCATCATGAGTCACTGgaatttttctctttatttatcATGAGAGATGATGTCATCAGGGTGCTTGTGACCATGCCATCAGTCTGCTGAATTTGCCTTTCTTGtatttaatctctctctctctctctctctctctctctcctaccacacacacacaaaatattttacctgaaattctttctctcacacctatggaaacactctcacattcaccacacacacacacacacaggaaatggtTCAGTTTTATCAGCAGAACTCTCTGAAGGAGTACTTCAAGGATGTGGACACAAGGCTGGTGCTCCCTTACAAACTCCCAGAGCAGACAGGCGGCCCAGCTGCACTACCATCCaggccaggtacacacacacacacacaaagcaaataaaaaaacagacacacatgcatgcacacacatacacacaaacaaacaataaagaactaaagagcacacacacacacacacacaataaacaataCAGAATAAAgagctcacacagacacaaacttaAATACAAAAGatcatacatgtacacatacacacactatacaagagcacacatgaacacacacacacacacacataaaacacacacacacacacctcgtctctttcttttccccctCTTGCCAGACCGTTCCAGCGCTCGTTACTTCGGCACAGCGAAGGTGCGTTACGACTTCTCTGCGCGGGACCGGTCGGAGCTGTCACTGCGGGAGGGCGACACCGTCAAGATCATCTCCAAGAAGGCCCACAACGGCTGGTGGAAGGGAGAGGTTTACGGGCGGGtaagcactcacacacgcacacacactcactttgagacaaacacacacacacacacatactcttacagacacacacacacacggctgtctCTTGACAAAGATACCTGCCAAATACATAAGCAATAGTAACCATGACCACACTGCCGCCTCCTTTTCACAAATAACCCTGTTCTGTTTAATCAGGTGGGACTGTTCCCAGCCAATTACGTGGAGGAGGACAATTCCGACTACTGCTGATTGGACAGATCCCTtgcccacccctcaccccctccaGGAAGAAAATTCATCCATGGAATATTCCAGATCACATCGCTTTCAGTCAGGAGGTCAACGCCAAAACTTGTAGGGAAGTCAGTTTGAGGGGAAGTAGGCCATGTATTGAgttaaaggtcaaaggtcaggacTCACCTAAGCCTTGGTTTCTTGAACCCTTTGGTTTGGATTGAACTTGGTTCTCCTAGATATGAATACTCATCTTGACTCCTGAGGATATAATACTGATTCACTAAGTTTTGGCTTACAGGACTGAGTTTCAACTTTAGTTTCAAGTGAATCATTTGAGTCAGCGAGCCTTGTACTGATTCACTGTCCCATTTCAGAAGCATTCATTTCATCTTTTGGATTTGCAGACACACTTCTGCTAACTTCCACCTGTTGGGTATTTAGTCACAGTTTATCTGGGCATACCAGGTCTTTAGGGTTTTGAATTTGACAGAaaatgcaaaaagaaaaaagtaatttaaaaaatgtatcttttaaataatgacaaaattattttaaaaaatgtgtgtgaagAATGTTGAGAGTATACGAACGTGTCAGGGATGTTGCTGTGTTTGTGCTGCTGTTATGTATAAGGAAGAGGATCTCTCCAGTGAGGGCAATGAACTATTtatgtcttttttaaaaagtagtgttcTGTTAACAGCAGAAGAAAAAACGATTAAATAAAGTCACATTTTCAACGTCGCCATGACTGCTCTTTTTACTGCTACGGCTGCAAAAATCATGTTTGAGAAATAAAGGTTCTAGGGAAAGACAATCAAGGGATGTTTTTgatttttcttatttatttccaaaggatatcaaaataaaagcatCACAAAAAAACAACTTGCATCTATCCTGTATCATGATCATATACTCCGTAACATACGTTATTCCATAGTCATGTGTGcatctgggttagtgtgtgtgtgtgtgtgtgtgtgtgtgtgtgtgtgtgtgtgtgtgtgtaattaagtTAATATGTACTAAATATTTACTGAAGTAATATTACAAAGGAAAGAACAATGTTTTTGGAAATGATGGTAGGTATGAAAGAGAACTGcaaattgagtgtgtttgtgtgtgtttggagagtcTTTCAGCGTGTTCCAACGGTCTGAATGTCATCCCAGTACTGTCATCTACTGGTAGTTGTGCGAACTGTCGTACTGACTACTGGTAGTACAGTTCCAGGTTCATCCCATCATGGATCTCATCTGAGCAGCAGAGTCAAGGCATGCAGACATGTTGGCTCAAAAAACACTCAGTTTCAACTTCAACACTTCATTTTAACTGGGTATACAGAGAAATTGCCGGTAGACTCATGTCATATTTAAAGCGCCTGGACGTCACAGCATTGATTATCGAAAATGTACTGAAatgttttgtaaatattttgcATACATTTTCCATACTGGTGTCTCTATCAAAATAGTTTGAAAAGAAAATTGAAGAGGACATACATCACAACCTGACTGAATCTAAGAGAGAGGAGCTCTTAAACGAGGATGAGCCATATTGTATCGTTATCGATATACCAGTAGAATTCCTCCCAATGACAAAATTCtcatatcattatcacaatatggaacaggaaaatgtacaTATCTAATATCAGGCAATGTATATATCTAATATTAGGTAATGTATATATCTAATATTAGGTAATGTATATATCTAATATCAGGCAATGTAAAACACTGTtaaatgtactgtgtgtgtatgatctcACAGAtaaatgtttacatgtgtgaTTTCACATTTCATAGGGCATCTGATTCATACCAGACAAAGGATACAGTCTCCCAACGTGACATGGTCCTTAAAAATTGTGTACCTGTAAGGGAAAAGATGTGAATAACTCAGACCCTAacttctcacacactcacacacacacacacaactaacaaCGAACGATTCCCAGAATTTAGTAATGAACCACAGGACTAAGaaatacagatacagataccTGCTCTTAGTCTACACtcctctgcaatgtaggctactctacaaCATATGTGAAATGTACGCTATTTGAATTAAGAAGGCAATTTCTTACCAACAGAAAAATGTGAGGAAATAAACGTGTTACCTCTGAATTCTCAACAATGGAAACTCTACGTATGCACCGCTGACTACTATGCATATACAAATAGgtaatgagagtgagagtgagagtgtatgtgtgtgtgtgtgtgtgtgatagagaggagggacagaaggagtgtgtgagagaaagaggggaaccATCAGAAAGCCAAGAGATCCCTTATGTCCATTCTCACCATTTCTTCAGGACAATCTTGTCCCACCGGGTGCCGGTCTGGGCGGCGATGAGTTTCTTCAGGTCTCCAATGGTGTCCTCTGAGCTAAGGGCCAGGGGTCAAGGGTCACACGGAGGGATGGACAACACTGCTGCCGCTAGCCATTTTACtgtacactcacagacacacagagagactgacagacagacccCCACcaaccctcagacacacacacacacacacacacacacacacatattcgtACATATACATTCAAACGTCAGACAAACCCCAACCAAccctcggacacacacacacacacacacacacacacacacattcgtacATATACATTCAAACGTCAGACAAACCCCAACCAAccctcggacacacacacacatattcgtACATGTACATTCaaacttacatacatacataaatacatacatacatacacacgggCAGACCAACAGACAGAAACATCTGCAGGGCTCACACGGAGGGTTGCTGCCAATTCTGCTGCTGTGGCTAAATTTGCTAAAACCAAAACACTTACTGCGGGGCAACCATGGTAACTATGTTTAGAAAGTCAttacagaacagccgctccTAAGTCTTTAGTCGCCAACATTCTAATTTTAGGATAACCCATAAAACTGATATATATGATGGATACTGTTCATGTCGACAAAAACTCTGGAATATATATGAGACATTCTCTTATTTTATGGCActatagaaataaaaacagaatggacattacatttgaaaaatttaaaactatttaaaaatgtaattgaATATAATCATCATAGATATCTTGCCCTGGATTCAGGTTAcattaagtaagtataagtataagtatatatacttaagcacacttcagccgtggcccgaaccggcaaccctccggttacaagtccagagtgctaaccagtgggccacggctgccccaacttTAGCAATAGTCTGCAAGTTGTCTTGTGAAAGAATATGTCAGTTGTGATTGTAGGCCAAGTTATCTTAGTTGGCTAAGCCTTAGCCGCCAAGGTGTAAAGTTTGACACCATATTGGCCTGTATGACTCATTTCTCCACACTTGCCTTCCCGTTTCCGTTTCTTGTGTTACCATTTACTGCATTTACCTAGTGCTTTTAGTTGTCCATAGGCAGATACTGAGCTGATTGGTTGAAACGTTTTCACAGAGACAGAGGTTTGAAGATCATCTCTCTGTAATGTGCCCTAGAAACACCAAATTAAACTGTAACACCGAGTCACAAAAGTTAATGGGGATAAATGTGACAAAGGATACTTGCACTTCACCCGGACCTTTTTGCCCAGACGATCGTTGCACACCACTTCAATCATCTTTTTGCAAACaaacctttttaaaaaaaaaaaaaataaaaaaaaacatgtaaacatatcTGTCAGGTCaggtaaacaacacacacacttgaacactaAAATCAATGTCATGGCTGCTATGCACTGCAAGGTCCATATAGCCTTagagcccttattagacattctctgtccATACCATGCAAGCGTTACCTTACAAGCTAATGTTAAGACTTGCCGTCAATCTATCAGTGAGCTAACTAACTTAGCTATCACGACAGAAATTATGTTTGGGAGTGCTACATACTAGTTATGGAACATGTATACTACACAACTTGATTTGACGCAAACGGAATGAAGGTTGGTACACCATATAGATTTAGTTGATATACACAATGCTAATATTACTGGAATATCGCTGTTGACTGACGTTCAAGTTCCTGCACATTGTAGGGATCTGAGAATATAGAGGCAGAGCATGATTCACGACTAAAACGAAGTTTCCCTCGTATGGTTGACAACACAGAGATCTTATAGTATATAATAAAATGCTTACCAAGATTAAGAAGTTAACGTTACCCACTAATTCATAAGACGAAACTCGCACGTTTGGTCTTGTGTGGCGGAAAACAAACGTACGTTACAGAGAGTGACCAATGCTGTGCTCTGAAAAATGAGTGACAGTGAATACTGGCCAATGGCTTATTAGCTTTGTGGGGAACCGGTTATGTCAACAATCGTGCTATCCTGTCGTAGATTCACTGTCGTAAATACACGGACATTCTGTGTTAATACCACAGCGCACCAAGCTCTTTTCATATCAGATGTCAACATCAATACTTATTCAGGAAATATACATCTAGCCAAACAGTTGACTGTTCCAAATCCCAAATCATACATATTGCACTTGTATCAAATACCTTGAATAACCAGAGCCTGTAGAAAACAGATGTATGGTGAACCTGCCTTTACCGCTCTCTGTTGGTGGAAAATGCCATAACATGATGATCCATGG
This window of the Alosa alosa isolate M-15738 ecotype Scorff River chromosome 7, AALO_Geno_1.1, whole genome shotgun sequence genome carries:
- the ubl5 gene encoding ubiquitin-like protein 5 — its product is MIEVVCNDRLGKKVRVKCNSEDTIGDLKKLIAAQTGTRWDKIVLKKWYTIFKDHVTLGDYEIHDGMNLELYYQ